A single Vespula vulgaris chromosome 3, iyVesVulg1.1, whole genome shotgun sequence DNA region contains:
- the LOC127062135 gene encoding 40S ribosomal protein S13: MGRMHAPGKGISQSALPYRRSVPTWLKLTPEDCKELIYKLAKKGCTPSQIGVILRDSHGVAQVRFRTGNKILRIVKSMGLAPDLPEDLYHLIKRAVGIRKHLERNRKDKDSKFRLILVESRIHRLARYYKTKGSLPPNWKYESSTASALVA, translated from the exons ATGGGTCGTATGCACGCACCTGG AAAGGGTATATCCCAGTCAGCTCTTCCTTATCGTCGGAGTGTACCAACTTGGTTAAAGCTAACTCCTGAAGATTGCAAGGAACTCATTTACAAACTAGCAAAGAAAGGATGTACCCCATCCCAAATTG gTGTTATACTTCGAGATTCTCATGGAGTTGCTCAGGTAAGGTTCCGTACAGGGAACAAGATATTACGTATTGTTAAAAGTATGGGCCTTGCTCCTGATCTTCCAGAAGATTTATACCACCTCATTAAGAGGGCTGTTGGAATCCGGAAACATTTGGAAAGAAATCGTAAGGACAAAGACAGCAAGTTTCGATTAATTCTCGTTGAATCGAGAATACATCGTCTTGCTAGATATTACAAGACAAAGGGATCACTTCCGCCTAACTGGAAGTACGAAAGTTCTACGGCCAGTGCTTTGGTGGCCTAA